A window of the Nitrosococcus wardiae genome harbors these coding sequences:
- the cysQ gene encoding 3'(2'),5'-bisphosphate nucleotidase CysQ yields the protein MPRGSDPAALLEPVMEIAIEAGEQILAVYKTAFVVEHKEDCSPLTEADLASHNTIVQGLATLTPGVPVLSEESKEISFAERHTWQRYWLVDPLDGTREFVKRNGEFTVNIALIEDHQPVLGVVYGPVMKVLYYASRGQGAYQKEADRASTPLKVRPWRGGTARVVGSRSHAGEHLKAFLNKVGQYELVSMGSSLKICLVAEGQADVYPRFGLTSEWDTAAAQCVVEQAGGMLVDLNRVPLRYNAKESLVNPYFLVIADPAGHWEQFIPESVKLDSHSGN from the coding sequence ATGCCACGAGGAAGTGATCCAGCAGCATTGCTGGAGCCAGTGATGGAGATTGCCATAGAGGCCGGAGAGCAGATCCTGGCTGTCTATAAGACGGCATTTGTGGTAGAGCATAAGGAGGATTGTTCGCCCCTGACTGAAGCGGATCTCGCCTCCCATAATACTATTGTGCAAGGACTGGCAACGTTAACCCCAGGGGTGCCGGTGCTATCAGAAGAGTCCAAGGAAATATCCTTTGCGGAACGCCATACTTGGCAACGTTATTGGTTGGTCGATCCCTTGGACGGAACCCGAGAATTCGTCAAGCGTAATGGAGAGTTTACGGTCAATATTGCCCTCATTGAGGATCATCAACCTGTTTTGGGAGTGGTTTATGGGCCTGTGATGAAAGTGCTGTATTACGCTTCCAGGGGGCAGGGGGCTTACCAAAAGGAAGCTGATAGGGCTTCAACCCCACTCAAAGTGCGTCCTTGGAGGGGAGGCACCGCTCGGGTGGTGGGTAGCCGATCTCATGCCGGTGAACACCTTAAAGCTTTTCTAAATAAGGTGGGGCAGTATGAGTTAGTCTCCATGGGGAGTTCGTTAAAAATTTGCTTGGTCGCGGAAGGACAGGCTGATGTTTATCCCCGCTTTGGGTTGACCTCGGAATGGGACACGGCGGCGGCCCAGTGTGTAGTAGAACAAGCGGGGGGGATGCTCGTTGACCTTAATAGAGTGCCGCTTCGCTATAATGCTAAAGAATCGTTGGTCAATCCCTATTTTTTAGTGATTGCCGATCCTGCGGGCCACTGGGAACAGTTTATTCCTGAATCAGTAAAATTGGATTCCCATTCCGGAAATTAG
- a CDS encoding metal ABC transporter ATP-binding protein, protein MKQELVISIKEVCFSYTGPMVLEHINLDVLRGEFLGLVGPNGGGKSTLLKIILGLLKPLAGQASVLGLPPERGRGGIGYVPQHTAFAEDFPISVEAAVLQGRLGKTRVIGDYTREDRMLARRAMEQVEILELSTRPLAALSGGQRQRVLIARALAVEPEILILDEPTAHVDLRLEENFFHLLKQLNQQMTIIVVSHDIGFISHYVNRVACLNQTLICHETAAVSGEVIEQLYGASVRMIDHIH, encoded by the coding sequence GTGAAGCAGGAGTTGGTTATCTCAATTAAAGAGGTTTGTTTTTCCTACACTGGCCCTATGGTGCTGGAGCATATTAACCTCGATGTGCTCCGTGGGGAGTTCCTTGGCCTGGTGGGTCCTAATGGGGGAGGGAAGAGCACCTTGCTGAAGATTATATTAGGGCTGTTGAAGCCCTTAGCCGGTCAAGCCTCCGTGCTCGGTTTACCGCCAGAACGAGGGCGGGGGGGGATTGGTTATGTGCCCCAGCATACGGCTTTTGCTGAAGACTTTCCCATATCAGTAGAGGCTGCTGTCCTCCAAGGGCGTTTAGGTAAAACTCGCGTGATTGGCGACTATACTCGAGAGGATCGAATGCTAGCCCGGCGTGCCATGGAGCAAGTGGAAATTTTAGAGCTCAGTACTCGCCCCTTAGCTGCCCTCTCGGGGGGGCAACGTCAACGGGTGTTGATTGCACGGGCTTTAGCTGTGGAACCTGAAATTTTGATTCTGGACGAGCCTACCGCCCATGTGGATTTGCGTTTAGAAGAGAATTTTTTTCACTTGCTTAAGCAGCTGAATCAGCAAATGACGATTATTGTGGTCTCCCATGATATTGGCTTCATTTCCCATTATGTCAATCGGGTTGCTTGTCTTAACCAGACTTTAATCTGCCATGAGACAGCGGCTGTCAGTGGGGAGGTGATAGAGCAACTCTATGGCGCCAGCGTACGCATGATTGACCATATCCATTAA
- a CDS encoding OprO/OprP family phosphate-selective porin, producing MKYRLKNLLTYCAVIGCTGLLAGPTYGGTEALLDLLKVLRDRGTISQDEFEILRNAAMADEEEAIAEQEQFKKEVAETGQASVKVKTDYKGLTVESTDGAFEFNVGGRIQADANFFDEDESDLGSGAEIRRARLKAQGTMWRIWDYKLQVDFAEGESEINDAYIRFNGLKPVSFTLGHQKVPISLQSMTSSNWQVFQERALIDGFLDNEDIGRRRLGLNVGTHGNNWTVNGGFFGEGTDDAGKSNENWGVAGRVTFAPIAEATRVVHVGGAAYYRNFEHDPELAFSNRPEAHIAGTRLVNTGVIPEADELLLLGGELSTVWGSFHAQGEYLRAEVGRENGLPEPDFDGWYFQAGYFLTGESRNYEVDKGRYNRVIPKGIVGQGGWGAWEIAFRYSTIDLEDNGFLGGEEDNFTVGLNWWATPSILFRANYIRAEPDPNSEATSLGGIDEDVNIYTLRGQIVF from the coding sequence TTGAAATACAGACTTAAAAATCTGCTTACCTATTGTGCGGTTATAGGTTGCACTGGCTTACTAGCTGGTCCCACCTACGGGGGCACAGAGGCCCTGCTGGACCTGCTTAAGGTTCTCCGGGACCGGGGGACCATCAGTCAGGACGAATTCGAAATATTACGGAATGCCGCCATGGCCGATGAAGAAGAAGCCATTGCCGAGCAAGAACAGTTCAAGAAAGAAGTGGCCGAAACCGGCCAAGCTTCGGTCAAAGTGAAAACGGACTATAAAGGGCTTACGGTGGAATCCACTGATGGCGCCTTTGAGTTCAATGTGGGGGGCCGTATTCAGGCCGATGCGAATTTCTTTGATGAAGATGAAAGCGACCTGGGAAGCGGAGCAGAAATCCGCCGTGCCCGCCTCAAAGCTCAAGGGACCATGTGGAGGATTTGGGACTACAAACTCCAAGTCGATTTTGCCGAGGGCGAAAGTGAAATTAACGATGCTTATATCCGATTCAACGGGCTAAAACCTGTCAGCTTCACTTTAGGCCACCAAAAGGTCCCGATTAGCCTTCAATCTATGACCAGTTCTAACTGGCAAGTCTTCCAGGAACGGGCACTAATTGATGGTTTTCTTGATAATGAAGACATTGGTCGCCGCCGCTTAGGCCTTAATGTGGGTACCCATGGCAATAACTGGACCGTCAATGGCGGATTCTTTGGTGAAGGCACTGACGACGCAGGCAAATCTAATGAAAATTGGGGGGTGGCCGGCCGAGTGACCTTTGCCCCTATTGCTGAAGCCACTCGGGTGGTGCATGTAGGGGGGGCTGCCTACTACCGTAATTTCGAACATGATCCAGAGCTCGCTTTCTCAAACCGTCCCGAAGCCCATATTGCAGGGACTAGATTAGTGAACACGGGTGTCATTCCTGAAGCCGATGAGCTCTTACTCTTGGGAGGAGAACTTTCTACCGTTTGGGGTTCATTCCATGCTCAAGGGGAGTACCTTCGAGCCGAAGTCGGTCGGGAAAATGGACTGCCTGAACCTGACTTTGACGGCTGGTATTTCCAGGCGGGGTATTTTCTCACCGGCGAGTCCCGCAATTATGAGGTGGACAAAGGCCGTTATAACCGGGTTATCCCCAAAGGCATTGTAGGTCAAGGCGGTTGGGGAGCGTGGGAAATCGCTTTCCGCTATAGCACCATCGATCTGGAAGATAACGGATTTCTGGGAGGAGAGGAGGATAACTTTACTGTGGGCCTCAACTGGTGGGCCACCCCCAGTATCTTATTCCGCGCTAATTATATCCGCGCTGAGCCGGATCCCAACAGCGAAGCGACCAGTCTGGGAGGCATAGATGAGGATGTCAATATCTATACCTTACGAGGTCAAATCGTCTTTTAA
- a CDS encoding metal ABC transporter permease, giving the protein MGFWETLTHAVFLQNALVAGILASLGCGIVGSFVVVKRIGFLAGGIAHTVLGGMGIAYYLDKNPFAGALVAALLAALLIGWVSLRWREREDTLISALWSMGMAVGMIFISQTPGYNVDLMSYLFGNILMVSREKLYLMAAVDGVIVLTVMLFYKQFLALSFDEEFARLRGVPVTFFYLLLLCMVALTVVLLIQVVGLILVIALLVLPAAIAGQYMGSLAGMMLLAVILGSVFTSTGLVISYEPDLPAGSTIVLVTGAAYLLSTLGTGLRQRWRVRRQIQTR; this is encoded by the coding sequence ATGGGATTTTGGGAGACATTAACCCACGCGGTCTTTCTGCAGAATGCCCTAGTCGCTGGAATTCTGGCCAGCCTAGGCTGTGGTATTGTCGGCAGCTTTGTGGTGGTCAAGCGGATTGGTTTTTTGGCAGGAGGCATTGCCCATACGGTTCTGGGAGGCATGGGGATCGCCTATTATTTGGATAAAAACCCCTTTGCCGGGGCTTTGGTCGCTGCTTTGTTGGCGGCCTTGCTCATTGGTTGGGTGAGTCTGCGGTGGCGGGAGCGAGAGGATACCTTAATTAGCGCGCTTTGGTCCATGGGGATGGCGGTGGGCATGATCTTTATTTCCCAGACCCCGGGTTACAATGTGGACCTCATGAGCTACTTGTTTGGCAATATCCTCATGGTATCCCGGGAAAAGCTTTACCTGATGGCGGCTGTAGATGGGGTCATTGTCCTTACTGTGATGTTGTTTTATAAGCAATTCCTGGCCCTCAGTTTTGATGAAGAGTTTGCTCGCCTCAGGGGAGTCCCGGTAACGTTTTTCTATTTATTATTACTCTGCATGGTGGCGCTTACCGTAGTCCTTTTAATTCAAGTGGTCGGTTTGATTTTGGTTATTGCCTTGTTGGTGTTGCCGGCAGCCATTGCGGGCCAGTATATGGGGTCTCTGGCAGGCATGATGCTGTTAGCCGTTATCCTGGGGAGTGTATTTACCAGCACCGGTTTAGTGATCTCTTATGAGCCGGATTTACCGGCAGGGTCTACCATTGTACTGGTGACAGGAGCTGCGTATCTCCTTTCTACCTTAGGCACGGGATTGCGGCAACGTTGGCGGGTGCGGCGCCAAATTCAAACCCGGTGA
- a CDS encoding metal ABC transporter solute-binding protein, Zn/Mn family, with amino-acid sequence MKFGRRGIPAYLASLLVIIMGCWSCHVHAADPLSVFVSILPQKYFVERIGGNRVQVAVMVGPGQSPETYEPTPRQMVKLAQAKLYFRIGVPFENVWLKRIIAANPQMEVVDCRQDIPLLSTGETYGTGGREEEHGAIDPHIWTSPALVKIMAGYIRNALTTVEPAYSHLFEENYQAFVQELEQLDRFIRQTLAEVTHYRFMVFHPAWRYFAHTYGLEEIAIEQAGKEPGAKSLAALIERGRREGVRAIFVQKQSSRASAEVVARAIGAKIITLDPLAEDYVNNLRYVATVLARVLQ; translated from the coding sequence ATGAAATTCGGTCGCCGGGGTATCCCCGCTTATCTTGCCAGTCTTTTGGTCATCATCATGGGGTGTTGGAGCTGCCATGTTCATGCCGCAGATCCCCTTTCCGTATTCGTCAGTATTTTGCCCCAAAAGTATTTTGTCGAGCGTATTGGTGGTAACCGGGTGCAGGTAGCGGTGATGGTGGGACCGGGCCAGAGTCCGGAAACCTACGAGCCCACTCCCCGGCAGATGGTAAAGCTAGCTCAGGCCAAGCTTTATTTTCGTATCGGTGTTCCCTTTGAGAATGTCTGGTTGAAGCGGATTATTGCCGCTAATCCCCAAATGGAAGTGGTGGATTGCCGACAGGATATCCCTCTTCTGTCTACCGGGGAGACCTATGGGACTGGAGGGAGAGAGGAAGAGCACGGAGCGATAGATCCTCATATTTGGACCAGTCCAGCTCTGGTGAAGATAATGGCCGGTTATATTCGGAATGCTCTGACCACAGTAGAACCGGCCTATAGCCACCTATTTGAGGAAAATTACCAGGCGTTTGTCCAAGAGCTGGAGCAGCTCGACCGGTTCATCCGTCAAACCCTGGCCGAAGTCACTCACTACCGCTTTATGGTCTTTCATCCCGCTTGGCGTTATTTTGCCCATACTTATGGACTTGAAGAAATTGCTATTGAGCAAGCGGGTAAGGAACCGGGTGCTAAATCCCTGGCTGCCCTGATTGAACGGGGACGCAGGGAGGGTGTTCGGGCCATTTTTGTCCAGAAGCAGTCTAGTCGAGCGAGTGCGGAGGTGGTGGCTCGCGCAATTGGTGCCAAAATCATTACCCTTGATCCCCTTGCGGAAGACTATGTTAATAACCTGCGTTATGTGGCCACCGTGTTGGCCAGGGTGTTGCAGTGA
- a CDS encoding DUF29 domain-containing protein, producing the protein MTTPQYDQDLYSWALETARAIRTRRFAGIDWDAIAEELEDIGRSEARALESQLIRLLAHLLKWQYPPRQRQQSENSWCGTIRNARREVRDLLRKNPGLQANLQVRFLESYPKGVDWAVIETNLPETTFPAECPWTFKQAMDDDFWPEA; encoded by the coding sequence ATGACGACGCCACAGTATGACCAGGATCTTTATAGTTGGGCGCTGGAGACCGCCCGAGCTATTCGAACACGACGTTTCGCAGGGATAGATTGGGATGCGATAGCCGAGGAGCTAGAAGATATAGGGCGAAGTGAGGCGAGGGCGTTGGAGAGCCAGCTGATACGGTTGCTCGCCCATTTACTCAAATGGCAGTATCCACCTCGCCAAAGACAACAGTCTGAAAACAGTTGGTGTGGGACTATCAGGAACGCGCGGCGGGAGGTCCGAGATCTTTTGAGAAAAAACCCAGGACTTCAAGCCAACCTGCAAGTGCGTTTTCTGGAATCTTATCCTAAAGGCGTAGACTGGGCCGTTATCGAAACTAACCTGCCTGAGACCACTTTTCCCGCTGAGTGTCCCTGGACTTTTAAACAGGCGATGGATGATGATTTTTGGCCTGAAGCCTGA
- the nudE gene encoding ADP compounds hydrolase NudE encodes MIDKERHKPQIVAIETIAKTRLFRVESVDLCFSNGVETRYERLKGGTHGAVLVVPLLDRNTVLLIREYAVGTDRYELALPKGRVEAGEELLAAANREMMEEVGYGAGRLTYLTSLTVAPGYMGHRTHVIMAEDLYEERRLGDEPEEIEVVPWRLTELSALLAREDCTEARSIAALFMVKEKLTQEENINATRK; translated from the coding sequence GTGATTGATAAAGAACGTCATAAGCCGCAAATCGTTGCCATCGAGACTATCGCCAAGACGCGGTTATTTCGGGTGGAGAGTGTTGACTTGTGTTTTTCCAACGGCGTTGAAACCCGCTATGAACGTCTCAAGGGGGGAACACATGGTGCGGTCTTAGTGGTACCCCTACTTGATCGGAATACGGTGCTGCTTATTCGAGAATACGCTGTGGGGACCGATCGATATGAATTAGCCTTACCCAAGGGGCGGGTTGAGGCGGGGGAGGAGTTACTCGCGGCAGCTAATCGGGAGATGATGGAAGAGGTGGGTTATGGCGCCGGTCGCCTTACTTATCTCACTTCTTTGACCGTGGCACCAGGCTATATGGGGCACAGGACCCATGTGATCATGGCTGAGGATCTCTATGAAGAACGCCGTCTAGGGGATGAGCCCGAGGAGATCGAGGTCGTGCCGTGGCGCTTGACGGAATTATCCGCGCTGCTTGCCCGGGAAGACTGTACTGAGGCCCGCAGTATTGCAGCCTTGTTTATGGTCAAAGAGAAATTAACTCAAGAGGAAAACATCAATGCCACGAGGAAGTGA
- a CDS encoding ERCC4 domain-containing protein translates to MDDREANCGPAAVLAAMEGMSIKFQRLPLGDYLIDNRLLAERKTLMDLIASIQDGRLFRQGCRLATSQYRTVILLEGTTASLADNKMSREAIQGAIITLTLILGIPLLRSRHSEESAKLLIYAAQQMRRVATGALPRKGRRPKGKRRTQLTLLQGLPGIGPERARQLLAHFGSVEAILNAQLEELMTVPGIGKGVARDIRWAVNEGETEYSIFNDPVL, encoded by the coding sequence GTGGATGATCGGGAAGCCAATTGTGGACCGGCCGCCGTTTTAGCAGCAATGGAGGGGATGTCTATCAAATTCCAGCGCCTCCCCTTGGGGGATTATCTGATTGATAATCGTTTACTGGCAGAGCGCAAGACTTTGATGGATCTGATTGCCTCCATTCAGGATGGCCGTCTATTTCGCCAAGGGTGCCGGCTCGCAACATCTCAGTATCGAACCGTTATTCTTCTGGAAGGAACCACTGCCAGCTTAGCTGACAACAAGATGAGCCGAGAGGCCATCCAAGGCGCGATCATTACTTTGACTTTGATTTTAGGCATTCCCCTGCTTCGCTCTCGCCACTCTGAAGAAAGCGCCAAGTTACTGATTTACGCCGCCCAGCAAATGCGCCGCGTCGCCACAGGAGCGCTGCCGCGGAAGGGTCGCCGTCCCAAAGGGAAACGACGCACCCAACTTACCCTACTACAGGGACTTCCTGGGATAGGTCCGGAACGGGCACGGCAGTTGCTCGCTCACTTTGGCAGTGTAGAAGCTATCTTAAACGCCCAGCTTGAAGAGCTGATGACCGTACCCGGGATTGGTAAGGGAGTAGCCCGTGATATTCGTTGGGCCGTCAATGAAGGAGAAACCGAGTATTCCATTTTTAATGATCCCGTGCTTTAA